A window of the Penaeus monodon isolate SGIC_2016 chromosome 11, NSTDA_Pmon_1, whole genome shotgun sequence genome harbors these coding sequences:
- the LOC119578755 gene encoding glycosyltransferase-like protein gnt15: MEDAPHHILVKRDYCPNTFDPLGYIAFLMIGFQLTLNIVNVVINNNNNNNNNNNNNNNNDNNNNNNNNNNQRSFATPTFHTDLIRKAFEAFEPRAKPNRECSCNKRKRAAQTLRKMLQSLSNSWHDRECLGRVGCEAGRVVRDHLLVTGRRLAGGGKRVRRLVDRGLRSISRQLVGDDCSAQFPSCPSPP, translated from the exons ATGGAGGACGCACCTCATCATATCCTCGTTAAAAGGGACTATTGCCCGAACACCTTTGACCCCCTTGGCTATATCGCCTTCCTCATGATCGGCTTCCAACTGACTCTCAACATCGTGAACGTcgtaatcaacaacaacaacaataacaataacaacaacaacaacaacaacaacaacgataacaacaacaacaacaacaacaacaacaaccagagGTCATTCGCAACCCCCACGTTCCATACCGACCTCATCCGCAAAGCCTTTGAAGCGTTCGAACCCAGAGCGAAGCCGAACCGCGAGTGCAGCTGCAACAAGCGGAAGAGAGCGGCGCAGACACTCAGAAAGATGTTGCAGAGCCTCTCCAACAGCTGGCACGACCGGGAGTGCCTCGGTCGGGTCGGCTGCGAGGCGGGCAGAGTCGTTCGGGACCATCTGCTGGTGACGGGAAGGAG GTTGGCAGGAGGCGGAAAGCGCGTGAGGAGACTGGTGGACAGAGGGCTGAGGTCTATTTCTCGACAGCTCGTTGGTGACGACTGTTCAGCTCAGTTCCCTAGCTGTCCCTCCCCTCCGTGA
- the LOC119578753 gene encoding LOW QUALITY PROTEIN: homeobox protein 5-like (The sequence of the model RefSeq protein was modified relative to this genomic sequence to represent the inferred CDS: deleted 2 bases in 1 codon), protein MREVYLNSTVEFHGRSSSCPKQSSFSYFGFMNMMLIMLEVAINIINLNNNNDDNNNNNNNNNNNNNNVNGRNIRELRGPQDELRAFQTLAKSVRKYDEAPPTDEATENAVDSEDAEANRATKSEGRHSRRQRGAKGGSCPRMKAAPHHECLCPPHGKENDPDTEDSPKDLLLEDHDPWSLLPTIDGGRTGAEGRLGLGASVNAMAGWIGRLMTSQHCLAWLQCEIRGLIVAYLSQSDGDDDDDGGGNDEKVLKTCIQRHPKCPLLTSLHSDRSQGVLKINKNYV, encoded by the exons ATGCGAGAAGTGTATTTGAATTCCACAGTGGAGTTTCATGGCAGATCATCGAGCTGTCCGAAACAAAGCAGCTTTTCCTATTTCGGCTTCATGAACATGATGCTTATCATGCTCGAGGTGGCGATAAACATAATCAAtctaaataacaacaacgatgacaacaataacaataacaacaacaacaacaacaataataacaatgtcaacgGGAGGAACATTCGAGAGTTACGTGGACCACAGGATGAACTTCGCGCATTTCAGACGTTGGCAAAAAGCGTCCGAAAATACGATGAAGCGCCCCCTACCGACGAAGCGACAGAAAATGCAGTTGACAGCGAAGACGCAGAAGCAAACCGCGCAACGAAGAGCGAAGGGAGGCATTCCCGTAGGCAGCGAGGAGCCAAGGGGGGGAGTTGT CCCCGAATGAAAGCAGCGCCGCATCACGAGTGCCTGTGCCCACCGCATGGCAAGGAAAATGACCCAGACACCGAGGACTCTCCCAAGGACCTTCTTCTGGAGGATCACGACCCTTGGAGCCTCCTGCCGACCATAGACGGAGGGCGGACGGGAGCGGAGGGGCGCCTCGGTCTTGGCGCGTCGGTAAACGCTATGGCCGGATGGATAGGCCGGTTGATGACGTCACAACACTGCCTCGCTTGGCTCCAGTGCGAAATCCGCGGCCTCATTGTGGC GTATCTCAGCCAgagtgacggtgatgatgatgatgacggtggtggtaaCGACGAAAAGGTCCTCAAAACATGCATACAAAGACACCCTAAATGTCCCTTGCTCACGAGTTTACACAGCGATAGATCCCAGGGTGtcttgaaaataaataagaattatgtTTAA